The following proteins are co-located in the Callithrix jacchus isolate 240 chromosome 10, calJac240_pri, whole genome shotgun sequence genome:
- the LOC100395253 gene encoding olfactory receptor 56A3, whose amino-acid sequence MTAHQNGTLSTEASDFLLNCFVTSPSWQQWLSLPLSLLFLLAVGANVTLLITIWLEVSLHQPLYYLLSLLSLLDIVLCLTVIPKVLAIFWFDLRHISFPACFLKMYIMNCFLAMESCTFMLMAYDRYVAICHPLRYPSIITDQFVVKAAMFILTRNVLMTLPIPILSAQLCYCGRNVIENCICANMSVSRLSCDDVTINRLYQFAVGWTLLGCDLILIFLSYILILRAVLRLKAEGAVAKALSTCGSHFILILFFSTILLVFVLTHVAKKKVSPDVPVLLNVLHHVIPAALNPIVYGVRTQEIKQGIQRLLKKGC is encoded by the coding sequence ATGACAGCACACCAAAATGGCACCCTCTCCACTGAAGCTTCAGACTTCCTCTTGAATTGTTTTGTCACATCCCCCAGCTGGCAGCAATGGCTGTCCTTGCccctcagcctcctcttcctcttggCCGTGGGGGCCAATGTCACCCTCCTGATCACCATCTGGCTGGAGGTCTCTCTGCACCAGCCCCTGTACTATCTTCTCAGCCTTCTGTCCCTGCTGGACATCGTGCTCTGCCTCACCGTCATCCCCAAGGTCCTGGCCATCTTCTGGTTTGACCTCAGGCACATCAGTTTCCCTGCCTGCTTCCTCAAGATGTACATCATGAATTGTTTCCTGGCCATGGAGTCCTGCACATTCATGCTCATGGCTTATGATCGTTATGTAGCCATCTGCCACCCACTGAGATATCCATCAATCATCACTGATCAATTTGTAGTCAAGGCTGCCATGTTTATTTTGACCAGAAATGTGCTTATGACTCTGCCCATTCCCATCCTCTCAGCACAACTCTGTTATTGTGGGAGAAATGTCATTGAGAACTGCATCTGTGCCAATATGTCTGTTTCCAGACTCTCCTGTGATGATGTCACCATCAATCGCCTCTACCAATTTGCTGTAGGCTGGACTCTGCTAGGGTGTGACCTCATCCTCATCTTCCTCTCCTACATTCTCATTCTGAGAGCTGTGCTGAGACTCAAGGCAGAGGGTGCTGTGGCAAAGGCCCTAAGCACATGTGGCTCCCACTTTATTCTCATCCTATTCTTCAGCACCATCCTTCTGGTTTTTGTCCTCACACACGTGGCTAAGAAGAAAGTCTCCCCTGATGTGCCAGTCTTGCTCAATGTTCTCCACCATGTCATCCCTGCAGCCCTTAACCCCATTGTTTATGGAGTGAGAACCCAAGAGATCAAGCAAGGAATCCAGAGGCTGTTGAAGAAAGGGTGCTAA